From the Ostrinia nubilalis chromosome 8, ilOstNubi1.1, whole genome shotgun sequence genome, one window contains:
- the LOC135074303 gene encoding uncharacterized protein LOC135074303 produces MEDIVSLFKGEDPEVIPVFVARDLEKLPPVTFDHLDVTKLLKDLLIVQKEINDIKMSYVTLDQLDEAKKEFRKCQAASCSSLSPPRYRNLNVNTRRGAYMDSGPMGFSHFDMTVASNNNNTNSSNVLDSSSPKENRSFLASLKCQQSKMDKNIPTSEQAAGAVINESSECVRTGRETGSLSLCEPSERQLFEPPNEAVTFNNKQPDMERSFAEALKTNTEWKVVKRKKPRINYRYHGKVGICNENQGKFRAADTKVPIFISRVHKETTEFDITEYIRKKTHEDVKLEKIILNKEKNYNAYKFYISELKLPLFLDDKLWPQGIIFRRFVHYKEKLVKDDKNASGLVKH; encoded by the coding sequence ATGGAAGACATTGTGTCTCTTTTCAAAGGAGAGGATCCTGAAGTAATACCAGTGTTTGTGGCCCGTGACCTAGAAAAGCTACCGCCAGTGACGTTTGACCACCTAGACGTCACGAAACTGCTAAAAGATCTACTGATAGTGCAAAAGGAaatcaatgatattaaaatgtcgtATGTGACATTGGATCAGCTGGATGAAGCGAAAAAGGAGTTTAGAAAGTGTCAGGCTGCCTCCTGTTCCTCACTGTCACCTCCGCGCTATCGAAATTTGAATGTAAACACTCGACGGGGTGCTTATATGGATAGTGGACCTATGGGTTTCTCACATTTCGATATGACAGTAGCTAGTAACAACAACAATACTAACAGCAGCAATGTGTTGGATTCATCATCCCCTAAGGAGAACCGAAGCTTTTTGGCGTCACTAAAGTGTCAACAATCGAAAATGGATAAAAACATTCCAACTAGCGAACAAGCAGCGGGAGCGGTGATTAATGAGTCATCAGAGTGTGTGCGTACCGGCCGAGAAACCGGTTCGTTATCGCTATGTGAGCCGTCCGAGCGTCAGCTGTTTGAACCACCAAACGAAGCAGTTACTTTTAATAACAAACAGCCCGACATGGAGCGGTCGTTTGCAGAAGCGTTAAAAACCAATACAGAATGGAAGGTAGTTAAACGCAAGAAACCTAGAATAAACTATCGTTACCATGGTAAAGTGGGCATCTGCAACGAAAATCAAGGAAAATTTAGAGCGGCAGACACCAAAGTGCCAATCTTTATTTCGAGGGTACATAAGGAGACGACGGAGTTTGACATCACAGAGTATATTAGAAAAAAGACACACGAAGATGTGAAACTAGAAAAGATTATTTTGAATAAAGAGAAAAATTATAATGCATATAAATTCTACATATCGGAATTAAAGTTGCCGTTGTTTTTGGATGATAAGCTGTGGCCGCAGGGAATCATATTTAGGCGCTTTGTGCATTACAAAGAGAAGCTCGTTAAAGACGATAAAAACGCTAGCGGTCTTGTCAAACACTAA